CAGTCGGGCCCCGGCACGGCGCGCCACCCAGGCCGTGGCGTCCGTGGAGCCGTCGTCCACCACCACGACCTCTCGTACGCCGGCGATCCGGCGCAGGGACCGGACGGTCCGCCCCACCCGGTCAGCCTCGTCACGGGCAGGCACGACGGCGCTCACCACGGGAGGCCAGAGAGCCCCCCTCCGCCATGGCGGCCAGCCGCTCCGCTGCCCACCGGGCATCTACGGGGCCCACCGCGCGACACGCCAGCGCCACCAGGAGGGTCGCCCGGCCGCCCGCCCCCTCCGCCTGCCACCCCCAGGCCACCGGGCCCTGGGCGGAGACGGCCCAGGTGCCGTCGTCCACCACCGGTTGGCTCGACGCCTCGAGCCCTGCCGGCCCCGACGCGACGGACTGCAGGATCGCCGTCACCCCGGCGGGGACCGGCAAGACCTCCGACTCGTCGGGCGGGCCCACCAGCCCCACGACCAGCCGCTCCTCCGCCTGCAGCACGACGGCGGCGGGGGCCGTCTGGGCGGCCGCGCTCGACACCTGCACCCGGGCGCCGGCCTCCTGCAGCAGGCGCACCAGCGCCGCGGTCGCCCGATCGGACCGCCCCCATGGCCTCACCTGGACGGGCTGCCCCTCGAGCCGCGGCCGCACCAGCGCCGGCGCCATGCGGGCCAGGGCCGCCTCGTAGCTCTGGGCCCTCGCGACCAGTTCGCGCTCTCGGGCCGCCGCCTGGCGCAGCTGGCCCTCCAGCCGATCGAACTCTCGCTCCAGCGCCCGCACCACCGACTCCTGATCGCCCAGTCGCCCTCCCACCGCGGCCGCCCCCGCGGCCACCCCCACGGCGAGCGCGACGAAGATGGCGGTCAGCGAGAACATCTGTTGCTGAGGGTCCGCCACGCTACCCCAGGCCCCCCAACCAGAGCCCGGTCTGCAGTCGCATCCACAGCAGCCTCGCCATCAACCGCAACGCAGGGGAGGCCAGCGCCAGGGCCGCGACGCACCCCAGCGCGGCCGTCACCATGGAGGCGTAGGCAGGCCAGTCGGGACGCCCCTCCGCCAGTCGCGCCAGCCCCCGAGCGTCGACCAGGACGTGCCCGACCCTCATCCTGACCAGGAGCGTGCTGGCCATCCCCGCTCGGCCGCGCTCGACGAAGTCCAGCACGCCCCAGTGCGCGCCGACCGCGACGATGGGGGCGGCCCCCGCCTCGTAGGCCAGGAGCATGGCCATGTCCTCGCTGGTGCCGAAGGAGGGCATCACGTGGGCGAAGCGTCCCGCCCGCCGCAGCCGCGCCAGCCCCGGCGCCGCGCCATCGGGGTAGGCGTGCACCACGATCTCCCGGGCGCGGGCCAGGGCCCGGTCGCTGACCGAATCCATGTCGCCCACCACCAGGTCGGGCCTCCATCCCTCGGCCAGCAGCGCATCGGCTCCACCGTCGACGCCGATCAACACGGGGCGCCCTCGGCGGATGAAGGGTCGGATGGCGCGCAGGTCGGCCCGTGCCGTGGCGCTGCGCACCACGACCACCGCCGGCCGACCGGCCATGGGCGTCCGGAGCGGAGGGATCCAGACCGGCTCGGTGAGGATGGCCGCCTCCCGGCGCAGGTAGGCCAGGGTGTTGTCGACGAACTCGCGTGAGAGCCGCGGGAGCTGCTGCCGGGCCTCGAGCAGCCGGTGACGCACGTGCTCCGCATCGAGCCGCGTGCCCCGGGCGAGGACCCGTCCCCGCCCGTCCAGCAAGCGCTGGCCATCGAGCCGCACCCACTGGCCCTCGGCCAGCCGCCCGAGCACCGCCCGGTCCACCCCATCCAGCACCGGGATGCCTGCCTCGAGCAGCAGGCGGGCACCTTCCACCGGGACCCGGCCCGTCACCAGCGCGCCCGCGTTGACGACGGCGGCCGGCCGCGCCTCGATGAGCGCCGTGGCCGTCGCCGAGTCCAGGTCGTCATGGGCGATGACGGCCACCTCTCCGGCCCGCAGGCACGGCGCGAGTTGCTTGGTCACCGGCCCGATCCTCACCGGGCCCGCGATGCCGCCCGGCAGAAGCGGCCGCCCCGCGCGGCCAAGGCGGACGTCCAACGGCCCTCGCCTCCCCGTGGGTTAGTCTCCACGGGGAGGGGGCGGCTTACGCGCCGGCGCTCAGCTCCTGGCGGATCCGCTCGGCGAGGCGACCGATGAAGGCCGAGTTGGTCGGGCGGGTGCGCCGCTCGTCCATCAGGTCGGTGAAGAGCTCGTGGATGCGCTCCAGGTTGCCATGTTGCACCGTCGACTCGATCGCGTGGCGGATGGAGCGCTCCACCTTGAAGGGCGAGGTCTGGTGCAACGCGGCCACCCGCGGGTAGAGCTCCTTGGTGACCCGGGAGAGCAGGCCCTCCTCCTCCACCACCATGGCGATGGCGTCCTTGAGGTAGGCCCGGCCCTTGTAGTGGGTCGGCACACCCAGGCTCTCCAGGTGCTGCACGATGCGGCTCTCCAGCGCCCGCGCCCGGCGGGCCCGACCGGTGACGCCCTCCCGGTCGTCGCGCCGGCCCTCGCCGAGCAGGACGCGCAGGCGCCGCACCAGCGTCTCCACGTCGAAGGGCCGCACCACGAAGTAGTCGGCCCCCCATTCGAAGGCACGTTGCACCAGCGCGTCGTCGCCGACGCTGCTGACCACCACCAGCCGGCCGCGGCACAGGTCCATGGTCGAACGGCTCCCTCGGCCCGTCGACTCCCCCTGGTCCGCGCCCGCCCCGGCCGGACGGTGGCTGCGCCACCAGCGCACCAGGCGCTCGGCCCCCGTCGCGCCGCCGAGTCCGGTCAGAGCCAGGTCCAGCATCAAGAGGTCCACCGGCGGCTCCGCGGCCAGGCGGTGCTGCAGCTCCGCCGCCGATGCCACCGTATCGACCCGGGAGACCTGCGCGTCACCGGCGAGCGCGGCCCCGACGGACCGCCCGAACCCCTGGGGATCGTCGCTGACGAGCACGAAGAAGCCCTCCACGCACATCCCTCCCGAGTGCCAGGCGGGCGGCCGGACCGGTCATGCGGCGACTCGTGTGTTCGACAGGTTGGCTCGCGGTCCTTCGGCGGGTCCCCACAGGCCCGACGCCTCGACCATGGGCTCCATCAGCACCCCGAAGCCCCGGGTCGGGTCCTGCACGGCCACGTGGGTGATGGCGCCGACCAGGTGACCCTCCTGGATGATGGGGCTGCCGCTCATGCCCTGGACGATGCCCCCCGTCCGTGCCAGAAGCCCGGGGTCCGTCACCCGCAGCACCAGCCGCTGACTCTCCGGCACCCCCAGCGTGCGGATGCGCAGCACCTCGATGGCGAAGGCCTCCACCCGCTCCCCCTCCACCACCGTCAGGGCGGTGGCAGGCCCCTCCTTCACCTGGCCGTCGAGCGCCACGGGCAGCGGCTCGGTGACCAGCCCCGGCGGGAGCTCGCCCGTCAGCCGCCCGAAGATCCCCACCGGCGTGTTGCGCTCGACGATGCCCAGCTGGCCCGACTCCCGGTGGAACATCCCGATCTTCTCACCCGGACGACCCCGGGCCGCGGCAGCGACGCCCGAGATGGCAGCTCGGACGATGCGGCCGTCGGGCATGGTGACGGGCCGGCGGGATCCCTCCGCCACCATGTGGCCAAGGGCGGCGAACCGCCCCGTCCGGGGGTCGTAGAAGGTGAGGGTGCCCACGCCGATGGCGGGATCTCGCAGGAGCAGCCCGACGCCGTAGCTTTCGCCGCCTGTCCGGGCCGCCGTCTCCCCCCGCACGACGACCCCCGCCGCCGGCATGAGGCGGGTCTCGCGGCGACGCCCCCCGCGCACGTAGGCGACCCGGGCGGGCCGGCCCTCCTGTACCGCCCGGCTCAGCAGCCGCGCCACCTCCTCGGGGGAGCCGACGGGGACCCCGTCCACTTCGACGATGACGTCGCCGACCTGCAAGCCGGCATCCCGTGCCGGATAGCTCAGCCGCCCCGTCGACTCCTGCACGGGCAGGAGGCCCTCCACCAGGACGCCGGCCGGCGCCAGCATCACGCCGATGGCCTGACCGCCCGGCATCAGCTCCAGCGGCGGGACCACCTCCACCAGCAGCGGGCGCAGGCGCAACCAGCCCCAGAGGCTCAGCTCCAGCCGGACGCTCCCCGGCCGGTCGAATGCAAGCCCCACGCCCCGCATGTCGCGGAAGACCACGGAGAAGCGGTCCTCCGGCCCGCTCACCCGGATCATGGGGAGCACGGGCAGCCATGCCACCCGCCCGGGAAAGGTGCGCAGGCGCTCCGGGAAGGTGGTGGTGACGAGGAGCAGGGCGACGAGTGCGACCGAGCAGAAGCCCACGACGGCCCGCAAGGCCGTCGCTCGTGGCGTGGGCACCTTTGCCATCGGCGACGCCCCCGGGCTAGATTCCCCCGCCCCCACCCGGCCGGCGCCGGGTAAGTCGGTGAGAACGCAGCCCGGATCCGCCGCCGCTGGACCTCAGGACGCCCTCTTGGCCTCGCCTGCCATCCGCAACAACTCGCTGGCGTGGCGACGGGCGGTCTCGGTGATGTCGGTGCCGCCCAGCATGCGGGCCAGCTCGGCGACCCGCTGATCGTGACCCAGGGCCTCGATCTCGATGCGGGTGGTGCGCTCGTCCTCGTGCTTGCGCACGGCCAGGTGGTGGTCGGCCATGCTGGCCACCTGCGGCAGGTGCGTCACCACCAGCACCTGGCGTTGCCTGGCGATGCGGGCCAGCCGCTCCGCCACGGCCTGAGCCGCCCGTCCCCCCAGCCCGGCGTCGGGCTCGTCGAAGACCAGCACCGGCACGGGATCGGCCTCGGCCAGCACGGTGCGGCAGGCCAGCATGGTGCGCGAGAGCTCGCCCCCGGAGGCGATGCGCGCCAGAGGCCTGGGGGGCTCTCCCGGGTTGGCACTGAACTGGAAGATGACCCGCTCGGTGCCCGACGGGTCGGGCGGCTGGGGCTCCACCGCCACCGAGAACGACGCCCTGGGCATGGCCAGCTGCCGCAGCTCGGCCTCGATGGCCCCCGCCAGCCGCTGGGCCGCCTCCCGCCGGAGCGCGCCCAGCTGACGCGCCGCCTCGTCGTAGCGCGCGCGGGCCTGCGCGAGCTCCTGCTCCACGACTGCCAGCCGGTCGGAGGCCCCCTGCAGGGACTCGAGCCGGGCCCGGGCCTCCTCGCCGTAGGCCATCACGGCCTCCACGGTGGGCCCGTACTTGCGCTTGAGCCGCTCCAGCAAGGCCAGGCGGGCCTCCACCTCGGCCAACCGCTCGGGGTCGGGCTCGCACTGCTCCAGGTACCGGCGCACCGCCCGCCCCAGCTCCGACAGGGCATCGATCTGAGCGGCCAGCTCCTGGGCCAGGGAGCCCAGCGCAGGCGCCAGGGACGCCGCCTCGTCGAGGGCGCGGCCTGCCGCCGCCAGGGTCGAGAGGGCGCTGGTCTGCTCGGTGCCCGACCCGCCCAGCAGATCCAGGGCGAGCCCCAGCAGCTCCTGCAGGCGTGCCGCGTGGGTCAGCCGGGCGTGCTCCTCCATCCAGGCCGGCTCTTCACCCGGCTGCAGGCGGGCCGCCTGGATCTCCTCGACCTGGAAGCGCAGCAAGTCCAGCTCTTGCAGCCGCTGCCGCTCGCCGGTGCGAAGGGCCTGCAGCTCCGCCGCGAGGCGGTCCATCGCCTGCCAGGCGTCGCCGACCTCCCGGGCCAGGGCCGAAGCGGCCTCCCCTGCGAATGCGTCGAGCAGCTCCAGCTGGACGGCGGGCTGCATGAGGCGCTGGCTCTCGTGCTGGGTGTGGATGTCGACCAGCAGGCTCCCCACCTGGGCCAGCTCGGCAGTGGAGACGAGACGGCCGTTGATGCGGGAGCGCCCTCGGCCCCCCGCCACGATCTCACGGGCCAGCACGAGCAGCCCGTCCTCCGGGGGAAAGCCCAGGGAGTCCAGGCGACGACCCAGCGCGGAGCCGTCGTCGATCTCGAAGGCTGCCTCCACGCGCGCCGTCGAGGCACCCCGGCGCACCATCTCCGGCGAGACCCGGTGGCCCACCGCCGCCCCCAGGGCATCCAGCACCAGCGACTTGCCCGCGCCCGTCTCGCCCGTCAGCACGTTGAAGCCCGGCCCGAAGGGGACGCGAGCCCGCTCCACCAGCGCGAAGTTGTCGACGAACAGCTCCCTGAGCACGGCCGCCCCCCGTCAGCGCAACGCCAGCAGGCGGTCTCGCACGGCCCGGGCCCCGGGGTCGGGGCCGCCGGGCTCCGAGGGTCTCACCAGCACCAGGATGGCATCGTCGCCGGCGATGGTCCCGATCACCTCGGGCCAGTCGAGCGCATCGAGCGCGGCCGCCACGGCGTTGGCGGTGCCGGAGAGGGTCTTGACCAGCACCAGGTGGCCGGCCGCCTCCACGCCGGTCACGTACTCCTGGACGGCCCGGCGGGCCCGGCTCACCCGCTCAGCCATGTCGGGCTCCCTGGCCTGCGCGTAGCGGTAGTGCCCGTCACCCGTGGGTACCTTGACCAGGCGCAGCTCCTTGATGTCGCGGGAGATGGTGGCCTGGGTGGCCTGGATGCCCTGACGGCGCAGGTAGGCGATGAGCTCCTCCTGCGTCTGGATGGGCACGTCTCGGATGATGCGCAGGATGGCCGATTGCCGCCGGGCCTTCATGGAGCCCCCTCACACCTCCGGGTGACTCAGGCGCTCCCGCACCAGGGCATAGGGCGAACGCCCGCTCAAGCGCACCAGCCTGGCCCGGTGGGGAGCCCGCTCGACGATCACCACGTCGGTCGGCTGCATGACGTGGCTCTGCTGGCCGTCGACGATCATGACCAGGTCGTCGGCCGGGCCGTCGACGCGGATGGTGATGGCGTCCTCGGGCCTCACCACCACGGGGCGGGCCGCCAGCGAGTGAGGACAGATGGGCGTGATGACCAGGCAATCCAACAGCGGATGGACGATGGGTCCCCCGGCCGACAGCGAGTAGGCCGTGGAGCCGGTCGGGGTCGCGACGATGAGACCGTCCGCCGGAAAGGCCCCGACGATGGAGGCACCCGCCCGGGCCTCCAGGCGGGCGATGCGGCTGTATGTCGAACGCGCCACGACGACGTCGTTGAGCGCGAGGTACGCGCCGATCTCCTCTCGATCGCGCACCAGGCGAGCCGTCACCATCATGCGCGCCTCCACGGCGAACCCACCCTCGACGAAGCGCCCCAGCATGGAGGGCAGCTCGGAGGCCTCCACGTCGGCCAGGAAGCCCAGCCTCCCGACGTTGACGCCCAGCACGGGCACCCCCAGCGGCGCCGCCCTGCGGGCCGCGTGCAGCAGCGCCCCGTCGCCCCCCAGCACCACCACCGCGTCGGCGCCCGTCCAATCCTCACGGGGCCATGCCAGCTCCGGCAGACTCAGGGCGCGGGCCCCCTCCGTCTCCAGGTAGACCCGAGCCCCCCGCCGACGGATCTCCTCCACCAGGCCCAGGGCCAGACGCAGGGCCTCCGGCTTCTCCCGATGGGGAGCGACGATGACCTGGCTCAGCAACCCAGCCTCCCGGCCTCTCTCACCCCGGATGGGGCACCTGCCGCAGGGCCTCTGCCACCAGGGACTCCATCCGCGCCTCGTCCGCAGCGAGGCCCGGCCTCTTGAATACGATGAAGAACTCCGCGTTGCCTCTCGGCCCCAGCAGGGGGCTCGCCATCATGGTCTCGATCCCCAGCCCGGCCGCCAGCCCGCAGGCCGCCACCTTGCGCAGCACCTGCCGGTGGACGTCGGTGTCCTTCACCACGCCCCCGCGCGACACCTGGTCACGGCCGGCCTCGAACTGGGGCTTGACCAGCACCACCATCCAGCCCGCGGGGCGCAGGAACGCCACCAGCCGCTCCAGGAACAGCGTGACGGAGATGAAGGAGACGTCGACGACGATGAGATCGACGGGCTCGTCCAGCCGTGAGGGAGTCAGGTAGCGGACGTTGGTGCGTTCCAGCACCACCACCCGGGGGTCGGTGCGCAGCTTCCAGGCCAACTGGCCGTAGCCGACGTCGATCGCGTAGACCTTGCGGGCCCCGTGCTGCAGCAGGCAGTCGGTGAAGCCACCCGTGGAGGCTCCCACGTCCATGGCTACCGCCCCCTGCACGGGGATGGGCCAGGACCGTAGCACGCGCTCGAGCTTGAGCCCACCGCGGCTCGCATAGGGGTGCAGAGGCGCCACCACCTCGACAGGAGCGTCGCCGGGCAGCCGCTGGCTCGGGCGCTCCACGCTCCGATGGCCCACGCGCACCCGGCCGGCGCGGATCAGGGCCTGCGCCTGCTCACGGCTGGTGGCCAGCCCCAGGCGCACCAGGAGCTGGTCGGCCCGCAGACGCTGGTCGCCGCTCATCGTGGCCGCCGTCGCACCCCCTGGGGGGCCGGCCGACGGTGGGGGCCGCCTCGCCGCCCCACGCCGTTGCCACCCGTCACGACAGGGCGTCCCAGCAACCGCTCCACCCGGGCCAGCAACCGCCCCATGGCGAAGACGATGGCCTCCGCGCGGTCCATGGCGAAGCCCTTGAAGGCGGCCTTGCCACCCACGGCGAGCCCCGAGACCAGGGCCACCATCCCCGTGGTCGCCCAGATCTCGCCGACGGCCGCGTGACGCGACACGATCTGGCTCACCACGGCGGCGCCCAGAGCCCCGGAGAGGATGCCGGCGGCGTCGCCCACCATGTCGTTGGCGAAGTTGGCGACCCGGTCCGCGTGCCGCACGATCCAGATGGCGTGCCGGGCCCCGAAGAGCCGATCCGCGGCCATGGCGTGGAACGGCTCCTCGCTCGCCGCCGTGGCGGCGACGCCGAGGATGTCGAAGAAGACCCCGAGGGCGATGACCAGCAGCAACCCGGCCACCGAGGCTGCCAGGCCCAGGGAGGCGGCGCTGCTCGTGCTCGACAAGGCGAGGAGCGCCGAGATGACGGCGGTACCCAGTCCGACGGTGAGGAAGCGGCGAAACGCGCGACGGGCACTCATCGAGACCGAGGGACCCCTCGGCGAGTGGCAGCGCCCCGAGTAAATATTGTGGCTTCAGGTCCAGCAGGTTTTCCCAACGGCCCTCCGGGCCGTCGCCGGCCCGGCGGTTTCCCCTTTCCGGCCGCTCTGCCGCGTCGCCGCGCGCAGGGCTGGATTACCACTTAGACCACACCGCAATCCCCGGAGCGCCCCACCGGCACGTGGACAGCCTAGGAGTTTTCCTCGGCGGAGCGCCCTTACCCCTAGCCTCTTTTGCCCCGACGCTTTCAGGCCGGCTTTCGGAGCGACGCGGCCGGGCCCTGGCGGCATCGCCCCTCGCTGCGCCCGGCCATCCCGCGCCGGCAGCTCAAGGCAGGCTACGCTGCACCCAGCAGCGGGACCCGGAGCTCGGTGCTCCTCGTGCCCGACACCGCGTGCAGGTTTGACTCCTGTCCCGTAGTTTGCCCGGCCCCTGATGAGGAGCGGGCGCCCCACGGCGACAGGTCTCCGCGGCGGCAGGGTCCACGCCTGCATGCCGTTGCAGATCGCCCTACCGCCTTAACCCCCAGCAGCCACCCCGGACTGGGCGTCCGCAGCAACCACCAGGGACTTCATCGATGTGCCCTCGACGGATTTTTAGGCCCGTCCTCAGGGTATGGGCGCCCCGACTAGGATACTGCACCACCCGCCGTCAGGGGCCAATTGTCACTATACCACAGGTGGGCGCCCGACGCATCCTCCCGGGAGCGGCCGGGCTCCCCTCAAGCCTCTCGATGGCGCAACAGCCGCGCCATGTCACCCAGGAGCTCGCCGCTGGGCCCCAGCGCCTGCAGCGCGGCCAGCGCCTCCTGGGTGAGCCGGTCGGCCTCCTG
This genomic interval from Limnochorda sp. LNt contains the following:
- a CDS encoding copper transporter — protein: MADPQQQMFSLTAIFVALAVGVAAGAAAVGGRLGDQESVVRALEREFDRLEGQLRQAAARERELVARAQSYEAALARMAPALVRPRLEGQPVQVRPWGRSDRATAALVRLLQEAGARVQVSSAAAQTAPAAVVLQAEERLVVGLVGPPDESEVLPVPAGVTAILQSVASGPAGLEASSQPVVDDGTWAVSAQGPVAWGWQAEGAGGRATLLVALACRAVGPVDARWAAERLAAMAEGGSLASRGERRRACP
- the steA gene encoding putative cytokinetic ring protein SteA, which codes for MRIGPVTKQLAPCLRAGEVAVIAHDDLDSATATALIEARPAAVVNAGALVTGRVPVEGARLLLEAGIPVLDGVDRAVLGRLAEGQWVRLDGQRLLDGRGRVLARGTRLDAEHVRHRLLEARQQLPRLSREFVDNTLAYLRREAAILTEPVWIPPLRTPMAGRPAVVVVRSATARADLRAIRPFIRRGRPVLIGVDGGADALLAEGWRPDLVVGDMDSVSDRALARAREIVVHAYPDGAAPGLARLRRAGRFAHVMPSFGTSEDMAMLLAYEAGAAPIVAVGAHWGVLDFVERGRAGMASTLLVRMRVGHVLVDARGLARLAEGRPDWPAYASMVTAALGCVAALALASPALRLMARLLWMRLQTGLWLGGLG
- a CDS encoding sporulation initiation factor Spo0A C-terminal domain-containing protein, producing the protein MEGFFVLVSDDPQGFGRSVGAALAGDAQVSRVDTVASAAELQHRLAAEPPVDLLMLDLALTGLGGATGAERLVRWWRSHRPAGAGADQGESTGRGSRSTMDLCRGRLVVVSSVGDDALVQRAFEWGADYFVVRPFDVETLVRRLRVLLGEGRRDDREGVTGRARRARALESRIVQHLESLGVPTHYKGRAYLKDAIAMVVEEEGLLSRVTKELYPRVAALHQTSPFKVERSIRHAIESTVQHGNLERIHELFTDLMDERRTRPTNSAFIGRLAERIRQELSAGA
- the spoIVB gene encoding SpoIVB peptidase, producing the protein MAKVPTPRATALRAVVGFCSVALVALLLVTTTFPERLRTFPGRVAWLPVLPMIRVSGPEDRFSVVFRDMRGVGLAFDRPGSVRLELSLWGWLRLRPLLVEVVPPLELMPGGQAIGVMLAPAGVLVEGLLPVQESTGRLSYPARDAGLQVGDVIVEVDGVPVGSPEEVARLLSRAVQEGRPARVAYVRGGRRRETRLMPAAGVVVRGETAARTGGESYGVGLLLRDPAIGVGTLTFYDPRTGRFAALGHMVAEGSRRPVTMPDGRIVRAAISGVAAAARGRPGEKIGMFHRESGQLGIVERNTPVGIFGRLTGELPPGLVTEPLPVALDGQVKEGPATALTVVEGERVEAFAIEVLRIRTLGVPESQRLVLRVTDPGLLARTGGIVQGMSGSPIIQEGHLVGAITHVAVQDPTRGFGVLMEPMVEASGLWGPAEGPRANLSNTRVAA
- the recN gene encoding DNA repair protein RecN produces the protein MLRELFVDNFALVERARVPFGPGFNVLTGETGAGKSLVLDALGAAVGHRVSPEMVRRGASTARVEAAFEIDDGSALGRRLDSLGFPPEDGLLVLAREIVAGGRGRSRINGRLVSTAELAQVGSLLVDIHTQHESQRLMQPAVQLELLDAFAGEAASALAREVGDAWQAMDRLAAELQALRTGERQRLQELDLLRFQVEEIQAARLQPGEEPAWMEEHARLTHAARLQELLGLALDLLGGSGTEQTSALSTLAAAGRALDEAASLAPALGSLAQELAAQIDALSELGRAVRRYLEQCEPDPERLAEVEARLALLERLKRKYGPTVEAVMAYGEEARARLESLQGASDRLAVVEQELAQARARYDEAARQLGALRREAAQRLAGAIEAELRQLAMPRASFSVAVEPQPPDPSGTERVIFQFSANPGEPPRPLARIASGGELSRTMLACRTVLAEADPVPVLVFDEPDAGLGGRAAQAVAERLARIARQRQVLVVTHLPQVASMADHHLAVRKHEDERTTRIEIEALGHDQRVAELARMLGGTDITETARRHASELLRMAGEAKRAS
- the argR gene encoding arginine repressor, whose protein sequence is MKARRQSAILRIIRDVPIQTQEELIAYLRRQGIQATQATISRDIKELRLVKVPTGDGHYRYAQAREPDMAERVSRARRAVQEYVTGVEAAGHLVLVKTLSGTANAVAAALDALDWPEVIGTIAGDDAILVLVRPSEPGGPDPGARAVRDRLLALR
- a CDS encoding NAD(+)/NADH kinase; this translates as MLSQVIVAPHREKPEALRLALGLVEEIRRRGARVYLETEGARALSLPELAWPREDWTGADAVVVLGGDGALLHAARRAAPLGVPVLGVNVGRLGFLADVEASELPSMLGRFVEGGFAVEARMMVTARLVRDREEIGAYLALNDVVVARSTYSRIARLEARAGASIVGAFPADGLIVATPTGSTAYSLSAGGPIVHPLLDCLVITPICPHSLAARPVVVRPEDAITIRVDGPADDLVMIVDGQQSHVMQPTDVVIVERAPHRARLVRLSGRSPYALVRERLSHPEV
- a CDS encoding TlyA family RNA methyltransferase; translated protein: MSGDQRLRADQLLVRLGLATSREQAQALIRAGRVRVGHRSVERPSQRLPGDAPVEVVAPLHPYASRGGLKLERVLRSWPIPVQGAVAMDVGASTGGFTDCLLQHGARKVYAIDVGYGQLAWKLRTDPRVVVLERTNVRYLTPSRLDEPVDLIVVDVSFISVTLFLERLVAFLRPAGWMVVLVKPQFEAGRDQVSRGGVVKDTDVHRQVLRKVAACGLAAGLGIETMMASPLLGPRGNAEFFIVFKRPGLAADEARMESLVAEALRQVPHPG